Proteins from a genomic interval of Acinonyx jubatus isolate Ajub_Pintada_27869175 chromosome B4, VMU_Ajub_asm_v1.0, whole genome shotgun sequence:
- the TUBA1B gene encoding tubulin alpha-1B chain translates to MRECISIHVGQAGVQIGNACWELYCLEHGIQPDGQMPSDKTIGGGDDSFNTFFSETGAGKHVPRAVFVDLEPTVIDEVRTGTYRQLFHPEQLITGKEDAANNYARGHYTIGKEIIDLVLDRIRKLADQCTGLQGFLVFHSFGGGTGSGFTSLLMERLSVDYGKKSKLEFSIYPAPQVSTAVVEPYNSILTTHTTLEHSDCAFMVDNEAIYDICRRNLDIERPTYTNLNRLISQIVSSITASLRFDGALNVDLTEFQTNLVPYPRIHFPLATYAPVISAEKAYHEQLSVAEITNACFEPANQMVKCDPRHGKYMACCLLYRGDVVPKDVNAAIATIKTKRSIQFVDWCPTGFKVGINYQPPTVVPGGDLAKVQRAVCMLSNTTAIAEAWARLDHKFDLMYAKRAFVHWYVGEGMEEGEFSEAREDMAALEKDYEEVGVDSVEGEGEEEGEEY, encoded by the exons ATG CGTGAGTGCATCTCCATCCACGTTGGCCAGGCTGGTGTTCAGATCGGCAATGCCTGCTGGGAGCTCTATTGCCTGGAACACGGCATCCAGCCCGATGGCCAGATGCCAAGTGACAAGACCATTGGGGGAGGAGATGACTCCTTCAACACCTTCTTCAGTGAGACGGGCGCTGGCAAGCATGTGCCCAGGGCAGTGTTTGTAGACCTGGAACCCACAGTCATTG atGAAGTTCGCACTGGCACCTACCGCCAGCTCTTCCATCCTGAGCAGCTCATCACGGGCAAGGAAGATGCTGCCAATAACTATGCCCGAGGGCACTACACCATCGGCAAGGAGATCATCGACCTTGTCTTGGACCGAATTCGGAAACTG GCCGACCAGTGCACGGGTCTTCAGGGCTTCTTGGTTTTCCACAGCTTTGGAGGGGGAACTGGTTCCGGGTTCACCTCCCTGCTGATGGAACGTCTCTCTGTCGATTATGGCAAGAAGTCCAAGCTGGAGTTCTCCATTTACCCAGCCCCCCAGGTTTCCACTGCTGTCGTTGAGCCCTACAACTCCATCCTCACTACCCACACCACCCTGGAGCACTCTGATTGTGCCTTCATGGTAGACAACGAGGCCATCTATGACATCTGTCGTAGAAACCTCGATATCGAACGCCCAACCTACACTAACCTTAACCGCCTTATTAGCCAGATTGTGTCTTCCATCACTGCTTCCCTCAGATTTGATGGAGCCCTGAATGTGGATCTGACAGAATTCCAGACCAACCTGGTGCCCTATCCCCGCATCCACTTCCCTCTGGCCACATATGCCCCTGTCATCTCTGCTGAGAAAGCCTACCATGAACAGCTTTCTGTAGCAGAGATCACCAATGCGTGCTTTGAGCCAGCCAACCAGATGGTGAAATGTGACCCTCGCCATGGTAAATACATGGCTTGCTGCCTGTTGTACCGTGGTGATGTGGTTCCCAAAGATGTCAATGCTGCCATTGCCACCATCAAGACCAAGCGCAGCATCCAGTTCGTGGACTGGTGCCCCACTGGCTTCAAAGTTGGCATTAATTACCAGCCTCCCACTGTGGTACCTGGTGGAGACCTGGCCAAAGTACAGCGAGCTGTGTGCATGCTGAGCAACACCACAGCCATTGCTGAGGCCTGGGCTCGCCTGGACCACAAGTTTGACCTGATGTATGCCAAGCGTGCCTTTGTTCACTGGTATGTGGGTGAGGGCATGGAGGAAGGAGAGTTTTCTGAGGCCCGTGAGGACATGGCTGCCCTTGAGAAGGATTATGAGGAAGTTGGTGTGGATTCTGTTGAGGGAGAgggtgaagaggaaggagaggaatacTAA